In a genomic window of Brucella anthropi ATCC 49188:
- a CDS encoding FecCD family ABC transporter permease, which yields MNMLRIGPVSVRWKSRPLMICCLLLAAILLLAVFHITTGTMSFSCSQVVSSLLGGSDNATADRIIQRVRLPRLVTALFVGASLGMAGSIFQSISRNALGSPDVIGFTTGAATGAIAQIILFNAGPLETALSAVASGMAAAVLVFMLAVKGRRTGGYRLILVGIGVGAILSGINTVLLVAGDLDQAASAQLWLSGSLNTRSWAHAVPAMAGFAVTMPLALYYAKSVNLLEMGDDAACQLGIQPERTRLTMVLVAVTLTSVATASAGPIAFVALAAPQLARRLTASSNVPLISGALMGATLLVGADLLSQHVPFGIKMPIGLTTGLLGGLYLLWILACHKNVFSSS from the coding sequence ATGAATATGTTGCGAATAGGTCCTGTTTCTGTTCGCTGGAAATCGCGCCCATTGATGATCTGCTGCCTCTTGCTTGCAGCCATCCTGCTGCTTGCGGTTTTCCATATCACAACAGGTACAATGTCATTCAGCTGTTCCCAGGTCGTCTCGAGTCTTCTTGGTGGAAGCGACAATGCGACCGCCGACCGCATAATCCAGCGCGTACGTTTGCCTCGCCTTGTCACGGCCTTGTTTGTGGGGGCTTCACTCGGCATGGCGGGCTCGATCTTCCAATCAATCTCGCGCAATGCCCTTGGATCACCCGATGTGATCGGCTTTACGACAGGCGCAGCAACTGGCGCAATTGCACAGATCATATTGTTCAATGCCGGTCCGCTTGAAACAGCGCTTTCAGCCGTTGCAAGTGGAATGGCGGCGGCAGTTCTTGTGTTTATGTTGGCTGTCAAAGGGCGACGAACCGGTGGCTATCGGCTCATCCTTGTCGGAATTGGCGTGGGGGCCATTCTTTCGGGCATCAATACTGTACTGCTGGTCGCGGGCGATCTGGACCAGGCCGCGTCGGCCCAACTCTGGCTATCGGGGTCACTCAATACAAGAAGCTGGGCACATGCTGTCCCGGCGATGGCCGGATTCGCGGTAACCATGCCGTTGGCACTTTACTACGCCAAATCTGTCAATCTGCTGGAAATGGGCGATGATGCAGCATGCCAGCTCGGCATCCAGCCGGAGCGTACGCGTCTGACAATGGTGTTGGTCGCGGTCACCCTGACATCTGTTGCTACCGCATCCGCCGGACCGATTGCCTTCGTCGCTCTGGCAGCGCCACAACTGGCCCGGCGTCTGACAGCGAGTTCGAATGTCCCACTGATATCGGGCGCGCTCATGGGAGCTACCCTTCTGGTCGGCGCTGACTTGTTAAGCCAGCATGTGCCATTCGGCATCAAAATGCCGATTGGTCTTACGACCGGACTATTGGGTGGACTTTATCTCCTCTGGATTCTTGCTTGCCACAAAAACGTGTTTAGTTCTAGTTGA
- a CDS encoding FecCD family ABC transporter permease: MPLQKRRVRGLIVAAVVLIAMALCSLALGSRSIALSETIHALWQPDFSNNEHLVIRELRIPRTIVAIIAGMALGTAGAIMQAVTRNPLAEPGLLGINAGAAVAVILGIVTFNLTTMAQYVWFGFAGAGLAGIAVFILGDAHGKANNPVQLVLAGAGLSVVLASVTGIVVINAPLAVLDQFRHWAAGSVEGRGLDVVAILAPAVIAGLAVAMSIAGNLNAMALGRDFGAALGVNLHVTWLLACLSVMLLAGSATAGAGPIAFVGLVAPHLARTITGPDYRWILPYSALLASILLLGADIIGRLIAAPSEVAAGIVSMLIGGPFFIFVVRKFRLTKL, encoded by the coding sequence ATGCCATTGCAGAAGAGGCGTGTTCGGGGCCTTATTGTTGCCGCCGTCGTTTTGATCGCAATGGCGCTTTGCAGCCTTGCTCTGGGCTCCCGGTCAATCGCCCTTAGCGAGACCATCCATGCGCTATGGCAGCCTGATTTTTCGAACAACGAACATCTTGTCATTCGCGAACTGCGTATCCCGCGCACCATCGTTGCAATCATTGCAGGGATGGCTCTTGGAACCGCTGGCGCTATCATGCAGGCTGTGACGCGCAATCCGCTCGCCGAACCGGGACTGCTGGGGATCAATGCAGGTGCAGCCGTCGCTGTCATTCTGGGGATCGTGACCTTTAACCTGACGACAATGGCGCAATATGTCTGGTTCGGATTTGCGGGCGCTGGTCTTGCAGGAATTGCCGTCTTCATTCTCGGAGACGCCCACGGCAAAGCGAACAATCCCGTGCAACTGGTGCTGGCCGGAGCCGGATTGTCGGTTGTGCTTGCATCGGTCACGGGCATTGTTGTCATCAATGCACCGCTCGCTGTCCTTGATCAGTTTCGTCACTGGGCCGCAGGCTCAGTTGAGGGGCGCGGCCTTGATGTCGTCGCCATTCTGGCTCCGGCAGTCATCGCAGGGCTTGCAGTGGCGATGTCGATCGCCGGTAACCTGAATGCAATGGCGCTGGGCAGGGATTTTGGTGCTGCGCTGGGCGTCAACCTGCATGTAACCTGGCTTTTGGCCTGTCTTTCCGTAATGCTTCTGGCAGGTTCCGCCACTGCTGGAGCTGGCCCCATCGCGTTCGTCGGACTGGTTGCTCCTCATTTGGCCCGGACCATCACTGGCCCGGACTATCGTTGGATACTGCCATATTCCGCTTTGCTGGCGTCCATCCTGCTGCTAGGCGCTGACATTATCGGCAGGCTGATTGCAGCACCTTCGGAAGTTGCAGCCGGGATTGTCTCCATGTTGATCGGCGGGCCATTCTTCATCTTTGTCGTACGCAAATTCCGGCTGACGAAACTATGA